From the Mycobacterium sp. 155 genome, the window CAGCACGGCGCGTTGGCTCTCGCGCACAATCCCAGTGTCGGCGCGAGCCGCTGAGCACACCCTGAACGGTGCGGCCACATGCGGGCGTCGCCCAGTCCCCCCAAGTACGGCCGCTGTGCTCAGCATCGGCGGTGTGGTGAACGGCCGGTGTTCCCCAGAGTCCTCGTCACCAGGCGATGGCAATGTCATCGCTCTGCCACCCCTTCAGCGTGCCCTATGGCGCGCCAACGCCGGCCTAAGTCGCCATTCAGCGTCCTCTCAGGTACAGAGCCATAGTGTGGCCACCGCCCAAGGTGCACTAAAGGTTGCCTTACCTAATTCAAAGGAGCGTGGTGGTCGCCTACCTGGCAGACGGAAGCGTGTCGATCGCGGCACAGTTGGTAGGCAGTGGCCTCATCGGGCTGCGGGAAGGCCTCGAAACCGGAATCGTCGTCATGATTCTGGTCGCTTTTCTCGTCAAGAGCGATCGGCGGGATGCACTCAAGTGGGTGATGCTCGGCGTGAGTGCCGCCGTGGCTATGATCGCTGCGATATTCCTGGGGATTCACTACGGCACGTCGACGGTCACGGGGGTCGCGGCCGAGTTTGTCGCAGGCCTAGCGTCGTTGGTGGCCGTCGTCATCGTCACTTGGATGGTGCTGTGGATGCGGACCGCCTCCCGCACCATTTCGGGCGAACTCAAAGCCGGTATGGCGACCGCGGTCGCAGGTGGTCCCGTAGCGATCGTGAGCTTGTCATTCCTCGCGGTCGGCAGGGAAGGAGTCGAGACCGCACTGTTGATGGTGGGCTACGCCGAAAATGCATCGGGCGATATCTGGCCGCTCCTGGGTCTCCTCATCGGAATCGCCGCGGCGGTGGCACTGACCATCCTGCTGTATGTCGGCGCGCTTCGGATCAATTTCGCGGCATTCTTCCGGGGCACGGCAATACTGCTGATTGTGGTGGCTGCCGGGATCCTCGGCTATGGCGTGCGGGCCCTGCAAACCGCCAATTGGCTCCCAGGTGCCAGCTCCACCGCCTTCGACATCTCCGGCTGGTTTGATCTGTCGAGCTGGTATGGCGCTGTGCTGCAAGGCATTTTCAATTTTCGACCAGACCCTACGGTGCTGCAATTCAGCGCATGGGTGGCCTACCTCGTGGTGGTCTTGGCGTTATTCCTCCGGCCACTGGAGAAGCGACAGCACCCACAAGCGGACACCACGACGAACGCTTCGACAGCACAACACTGACAACAATGCTCCGAGGCTACGGTCGCGAGCACAAGAATGAGAGCACGACGACGACGGCGAGCGGCATCGAATCACCGGCCGAATACGCTGAATTGGCAGAACAGGTGCATTTACAGCTGTTCCGCCTGGTGCCAATACTATTCGCGTGACCCGCGGCCACACGCAGCGTCCCCGATGGTAGGTACGTGCGTGGAGCGCAGGCCTTGACCGCTGACGGTGGCGCCGTTGGTTCCTCAGCGTGGGTACAGGTCGGTGCTGGCACGGTAAATACGTGACCGATACCCCAGAACCTCTCGCTGCGGAAGAGCCGGCGTCCACGACGGACGGTGGCGCCGCCGATAAAACCGCCGCCGCTACACGCCAACCTGTTTGGAGTCGACTGAACAGAATCAGTCGTGTTGCCGCGCTCATCCTCGGCGCGGTCGGTGCGGTGCTCGCCTCTGCGTTGATATTCGCTGCCGGAGTCTGGGTAGGTGTCGAGAATGCTGATCACGAAGGACATCACGACCAGACGGAAACATCGGAGTACAACATTGATGAACACGAGACATCGGACGAATCAGACGGCGGCACACGCAACGAGGGCGACCGGCAGAGCGATGACCGCTCGCACGATGAGGGCGAACACAATCAGGATCAGCCGCGGCACGAACAACATGAGGCCCCGTCCGCACCCCCAGGCGCCCCACAAGCACCTTCGCCTACTCCGCGGCAGTGAAATCTACTACCAGCCAACCGATCATCCGTCCGTGATCCACGAAGACGGTCCACAACAGTCAGATTGGCCGTTCTCACAGCAGCGGGCGCCCGAGACGTATTGACCAACTCCCGCCTAGGGCATGAGGCCCGGCTCCTTTGGAGAGTCGTCGCCGCGTTTCTTCGCGACCGCGTTCGATGGGCTTGACGCCAAACCCCCCAATTTGCCCGATCATTGGATACCGCTCAACAGCTGACCCCGGGCGGGCAGAATGAGCAGATGGTGAGAAGCCGCACGTTGCTATTGGACGCGGTTCGTCGGCGGCGGGGTTTATGGGGCGGGATCGCCGTGCGGTCAGCTGTGGTCTCGGCGATGGTGGTGCTGGCCGGCCTGGTGGTTGTGGGGTCAGTCTCGGCAGTGCTGCTGTACCGGTTGATGTGCGCGGATGTCGATGACGCTGCCACTGCCCGGGCCCAGGCCGTTGCCGACGTTCTTCGCGAAGAACCGCCCGATGAGCTGGAATCCGTGCTGCTGGCGACCGATCAGCGAATCGTAGCCGTTCAGATCGCCGACCGTTCCGGCACAGTGGTGCGACGTTCGGACGCGGCACCAAAGGCTCCGCTTATTCCCTTGCAGGACAAGGACTCTCGTCGCGGCATCCTATCCCCAACCGATGACGATGTGCGAGTCAGCACGACAACCGTGTCTTCACCCGACGGAAGCCAGTACACGGTTCTGGTCGGCGGTGGCATCGAACCGATCGAATTGATGATGTCCACCGTTGCGCAGATGTTGGCGATCACCGCTCCAATCGTCTCGATCGTGGCCGCGGTGGTGACGTACCTGCTGGTGCGGCGTTCCTTGCGTTCAGTGGAGACGATTCGTTCCCGGGTTGCCGAGATCAGTACGTCCGATCTGGCAGAGCGGGTTCCCGTGCCGGGTAAGTCCGATGAGATATCGGCGCTCGCGGTGACGATGAACGAGATGCTGTCGCGAATCGAAGCCGGCCATTCTGCGCAGAGACG encodes:
- the efeU gene encoding iron uptake transporter permease EfeU, with protein sequence MVVAYLADGSVSIAAQLVGSGLIGLREGLETGIVVMILVAFLVKSDRRDALKWVMLGVSAAVAMIAAIFLGIHYGTSTVTGVAAEFVAGLASLVAVVIVTWMVLWMRTASRTISGELKAGMATAVAGGPVAIVSLSFLAVGREGVETALLMVGYAENASGDIWPLLGLLIGIAAAVALTILLYVGALRINFAAFFRGTAILLIVVAAGILGYGVRALQTANWLPGASSTAFDISGWFDLSSWYGAVLQGIFNFRPDPTVLQFSAWVAYLVVVLALFLRPLEKRQHPQADTTTNASTAQH
- a CDS encoding ATP-binding protein yields the protein MVRSRTLLLDAVRRRRGLWGGIAVRSAVVSAMVVLAGLVVVGSVSAVLLYRLMCADVDDAATARAQAVADVLREEPPDELESVLLATDQRIVAVQIADRSGTVVRRSDAAPKAPLIPLQDKDSRRGILSPTDDDVRVSTTTVSSPDGSQYTVLVGGGIEPIELMMSTVAQMLAITAPIVSIVAAVVTYLLVRRSLRSVETIRSRVAEISTSDLAERVPVPGKSDEISALAVTMNEMLSRIEAGHSAQRRFVGDASHELRSPLATVVSALEIGVTHPEVLDRTLVKSALLPEARRMQSLVEDLLLLARADEHGLPMRRTEVDLDDVATAEVQRLKRETQLRIVADLSAVKVPADAYGVVRVLRNLADNAARHASSEVRIVVRADGDSAWLQVCDDGPGIPVEQRDKVFERFVRLDANRSRRGGGTGLGLAIVAEIVAAHHGAVAIDDRAGGGTVVTVQLPLANSPDSSR